A window of Campylobacter lari subsp. lari contains these coding sequences:
- a CDS encoding TIGR00730 family Rossman fold protein — protein MKEYIIEDVAYLQELEKIQKGITFFGSARLAQDNEYCILASKLAQKLADLGYSIISGGGAGIMQAANYGAMQSQASHLKSFGFNIHLPFEQKANDFLEYNITFKSLAIRKMALIQKSLAFVIFPGGFGTLDEFFEILTLKQLSFKKNVPIILVGQKFWQPLDKFIKTSLLELGVISKNDELKYSISDDLDEIIRMIKENDENSSCHERGCR, from the coding sequence ATGAAAGAATATATCATTGAAGATGTTGCTTATCTTCAAGAATTAGAAAAAATCCAAAAAGGCATAACTTTTTTTGGCTCTGCAAGATTAGCTCAAGATAATGAGTATTGTATTTTGGCTTCAAAATTAGCCCAGAAGTTAGCAGATCTTGGTTATAGTATTATTAGTGGTGGTGGAGCAGGGATAATGCAAGCTGCAAATTATGGAGCTATGCAAAGTCAAGCTTCGCATTTAAAATCTTTTGGATTTAATATACATTTACCATTTGAGCAAAAAGCAAATGACTTTTTAGAGTATAATATCACTTTTAAGAGCTTAGCCATTCGCAAAATGGCTCTTATTCAAAAGAGTCTAGCTTTTGTGATTTTCCCAGGCGGCTTTGGAACATTAGATGAATTCTTTGAAATTCTTACTCTTAAACAACTTAGTTTTAAAAAAAATGTTCCTATTATTTTAGTCGGGCAAAAATTTTGGCAACCTCTTGATAAATTTATCAAAACCTCTTTATTAGAACTTGGTGTTATATCTAAAAATGATGAATTAAAATATAGCATAAGTGATGATTTAGATGAGATTATAAGAATGATAAAGGAAAATGATGAAAATTCTAGTTGCCATGAGCGGGGGTGTAGATAG
- the mnmA gene encoding tRNA 2-thiouridine(34) synthase MnmA, with protein sequence MKILVAMSGGVDSTVTAYKLKQAGHEIIGCYMKLHGKPNYHEENIQKVEKVANFLGIKYHILDLQEDFKNQVYMPFINTYKDGKTPNPCALCNRFIKLGKLLEFAKSLGCEKLATGHYARIENGLIKTAFDDSKDQSYFLANADKEALEYLIFPLGEMKKEDVKKFASTIEVLKSFATQKESSEICFVEDTYVQVLDQFMDTKIPGIVRDSSGKEVGKHEGYMHYTIGKRRGFEVKGAHEPHFVLKIDPKKNEIIVGKKEELKISGFDLEKINLFIDAKELDCEVKIRYRSRSTPCKVMINDDKSAKVILKEPVYGLASGQMAVFYDKDLVLASGFIN encoded by the coding sequence ATGAAAATTCTAGTTGCCATGAGCGGGGGTGTAGATAGTACTGTTACTGCTTATAAACTAAAACAAGCTGGACATGAAATAATAGGCTGTTATATGAAACTTCATGGAAAGCCAAATTATCACGAAGAAAATATACAAAAAGTAGAAAAAGTTGCAAATTTTTTAGGTATTAAATATCATATTTTAGATTTGCAAGAAGATTTTAAAAATCAAGTTTATATGCCTTTTATAAATACTTATAAAGATGGAAAAACTCCAAATCCTTGCGCCTTGTGTAATCGTTTTATAAAACTTGGAAAATTATTAGAATTTGCTAAAAGTTTAGGTTGTGAAAAATTAGCCACAGGTCATTATGCAAGGATAGAAAATGGCTTGATAAAAACTGCATTTGATGATAGCAAAGATCAAAGTTATTTTTTAGCAAATGCAGATAAAGAGGCTTTAGAGTATTTGATTTTCCCTCTTGGAGAGATGAAAAAAGAAGATGTGAAAAAATTTGCATCTACTATAGAGGTGCTGAAATCTTTTGCAACACAAAAGGAAAGTTCTGAGATTTGTTTTGTGGAAGATACATATGTACAAGTTTTAGATCAGTTTATGGATACTAAAATTCCAGGTATAGTTAGAGATAGTAGCGGTAAAGAAGTAGGAAAACATGAAGGTTATATGCACTATACCATAGGTAAAAGAAGAGGTTTTGAGGTAAAGGGGGCTCATGAGCCACATTTTGTATTAAAAATTGATCCTAAAAAAAATGAAATCATAGTGGGTAAAAAAGAAGAACTTAAAATAAGTGGATTTGATTTAGAAAAGATAAATTTATTTATAGATGCTAAAGAATTAGATTGTGAAGTAAAAATACGCTATAGATCAAGATCAACCCCATGTAAAGTAATGATAAATGATGATAAAAGCGCTAAGGTAATATTAAAAGAGCCTGTTTATGGACTTGCTAGCGGACAAATGGCTGTGTTTTACGATAAAGATTTAGTGCTTGCAAGTGGATTTATAAATTAA